One Novipirellula galeiformis genomic region harbors:
- a CDS encoding fatty acid desaturase family protein, giving the protein MSANCIESDTAIESWQNSVAVGNEVRSSEEQHALDRELLIASREFAVEQRAKSWWHLGTTLLAVLFFASVAGLGHAWWLRSLASLLTGLTLVRMFILYHDYQHHAILKHSRLANWILSLYGNLMLTPPSAWKHSHDYHHHHNSKLFGVDIGSFPIMTTENYRKASWSDRLAYRISRHPLVILLGYFPVFLYGMCICTAQRDPRRHWDAFTSLLIHFGFIAGCVWFSGWTTTMFVFLLPTWIATCAGTYLFYIQHNFPDAKIRDGEEWSYTHAALQSSSFLDLGPVMHWMTGNIGYHHVHHLNAKIPFYRLPEAMRALPPLQAPRKTSLKLRDIIACLNLKLWDEEQDRLITYAEAKLS; this is encoded by the coding sequence TTGAGTGCCAATTGCATTGAATCCGATACGGCAATCGAATCGTGGCAAAATTCAGTTGCCGTTGGAAACGAAGTCCGGTCGTCCGAGGAACAGCATGCCTTGGATCGAGAGCTATTGATCGCCAGCCGTGAATTCGCGGTGGAGCAGCGCGCGAAGAGTTGGTGGCATCTAGGCACCACGCTTTTAGCCGTGCTGTTCTTTGCGAGTGTGGCCGGATTGGGACACGCGTGGTGGTTGCGAAGCCTCGCCAGCCTGCTGACCGGTTTGACATTGGTGCGGATGTTTATCCTCTATCACGACTATCAACATCACGCCATTTTGAAGCATTCCAGATTGGCTAACTGGATTCTGAGTCTGTATGGCAACTTGATGCTCACGCCCCCGAGTGCGTGGAAACATTCACACGATTATCACCATCACCACAATTCGAAGTTGTTTGGCGTCGACATTGGCTCGTTCCCAATCATGACGACCGAGAATTATCGAAAAGCATCCTGGTCAGACCGACTGGCTTACCGAATCTCACGTCATCCGCTGGTGATTTTGCTGGGCTACTTTCCCGTCTTCCTTTACGGCATGTGCATTTGCACCGCGCAGCGCGATCCACGCCGGCATTGGGACGCTTTCACCTCGCTATTGATTCATTTTGGTTTCATCGCAGGCTGTGTTTGGTTCAGCGGTTGGACGACAACGATGTTCGTCTTTTTGCTGCCCACTTGGATTGCCACCTGTGCGGGAACCTACTTGTTCTACATCCAGCACAATTTTCCCGATGCGAAGATTCGTGACGGCGAAGAATGGAGCTACACCCACGCGGCGTTGCAATCATCGAGTTTTCTCGATCTGGGTCCCGTGATGCACTGGATGACCGGTAACATTGGTTACCATCACGTGCATCATTTGAATGCGAAAATCCCTTTCTATCGGCTTCCCGAGGCAATGCGGGCGCTTCCACCGCTGCAAGCACCGAGAAAAACGTCCCTCAAGCTTCGCGACATCATCGCTTGTTTAAATTTGAAGCTTTGGGACGAAGAGCAAGATCGCTTGATTACGTACGCCGAAGCCAAGCTGTCGTAG
- a CDS encoding anti-sigma factor family protein, with protein sequence MISTLLTDDAPLDPDDELLVAYVDGELESDLRSRLEDRLLAEEGLRRRLQELQQGWDLLDEFPSTTPCEKLVESTLELVVADLAIPHADTSRPRFAVTRFRWPLITLLLSGVAALVAAGSIYAVRATDYQSQLEDLAIAENIDAYYYGRDLQLMRDLALNDSWTKMITAMKEIGDLSPPKAMVATVKTSEREDAIETLSLVERAQLDSRWKRFTSLPEPDQQRIRETADAVRSQPDADAMLETMQAYSAWRETLSSDLRDKIESDQIEERREAIKQAIDQTQYAVSKRSSLNLSDDSIERIAFALHQILKQRLADGDQATTRSIARLTQFTDTKRAEMITIGAIVFGDMGRGDLRNGRFGFARGPGGRGSAGPGSAGPGSAGPGSSGRGSPPSGNAQDRPAPLTVAELSSIEIILSDTDRDLLNSIAGDPRNPMMETVTLRYWAEETVRRKAWSREEDASTLLQRYEQMDAHDRDVLDLLPPKQMLDRLTPPARRSR encoded by the coding sequence GTGATCTCGACACTGCTGACCGATGACGCGCCGCTGGACCCTGACGACGAGTTGCTCGTTGCCTATGTCGATGGCGAGCTTGAGAGTGACCTGCGCAGCCGACTCGAAGATCGTCTGTTGGCCGAGGAAGGATTGCGGCGTCGGTTGCAGGAACTGCAGCAAGGTTGGGATTTATTGGACGAGTTTCCCAGCACCACTCCGTGTGAAAAGTTGGTGGAGTCGACATTGGAGTTGGTGGTCGCGGATCTTGCGATCCCCCACGCCGACACCTCACGACCGCGTTTCGCAGTGACTCGGTTCCGCTGGCCCTTGATCACGTTGCTGCTCAGCGGGGTTGCTGCCTTGGTCGCGGCAGGATCGATCTACGCGGTCCGCGCCACGGATTACCAATCCCAACTCGAAGATTTGGCGATTGCCGAGAACATCGACGCCTATTACTACGGCCGCGATTTGCAATTGATGCGTGATTTGGCTTTGAATGATTCATGGACAAAAATGATCACGGCCATGAAAGAGATCGGCGACTTGTCGCCTCCCAAAGCAATGGTTGCGACCGTCAAAACGTCCGAGCGCGAGGATGCGATCGAAACCTTGTCGTTGGTCGAACGCGCGCAATTAGATTCTCGCTGGAAACGATTCACCAGTCTGCCTGAGCCAGATCAGCAACGCATACGCGAGACCGCCGATGCGGTTCGCTCCCAACCCGACGCCGACGCGATGCTAGAGACAATGCAAGCGTATTCGGCGTGGCGTGAGACGTTGTCAAGCGACCTGCGTGACAAGATCGAATCCGACCAGATTGAAGAGCGACGCGAGGCCATCAAACAAGCGATCGATCAAACGCAATATGCGGTCTCCAAACGATCGAGTTTAAATTTGTCGGACGATTCGATCGAACGAATTGCCTTCGCACTGCACCAAATCCTGAAACAGCGACTGGCCGACGGAGACCAGGCGACGACGCGTTCGATCGCGCGTTTGACGCAATTCACCGACACCAAACGAGCTGAAATGATTACGATTGGAGCGATCGTTTTCGGCGATATGGGACGCGGCGATTTGCGCAACGGGCGTTTTGGCTTTGCTCGTGGGCCGGGAGGCCGTGGCTCAGCGGGTCCAGGCTCAGCGGGCCCAGGCTCAGCGGGCCCAGGCTCGTCGGGGCGGGGCTCACCGCCCAGCGGCAATGCACAGGATCGTCCCGCTCCCTTGACGGTCGCGGAGTTATCGTCGATCGAGATCATCTTGTCAGACACCGATCGCGACCTGCTCAATTCAATCGCCGGCGACCCACGCAATCCGATGATGGAAACGGTAACGCTGCGTTATTGGGCCGAGGAAACGGTGCGCCGAAAAGCATGGTCTCGCGAGGAAGATGCCAGCACCTTGCTGCAGCGTTACGAGCAAATGGATGCTCATGATCGTGACGTGCTCGATCTGCTTCCGCCCAAGCAAATGCTTGATCGCTTGACGCCTCCGGCGCGTCGTTCTCGCTGA
- a CDS encoding RNA polymerase sigma factor, which yields MRYQQSDPDVRLMLRVRDDDAGAFEELVRRYEARLVRLMHTLGPSHQLAEDLTQEIFLRVYRARKRYEPGAKFSTWLFTIAGNVARNSTRTLSRRREVNEVDAPRGSDAPSDAQLLASTALEASGLMPTRLSEGSERAEMVRQAVQSLSERQRMALMLSRFENMSYIEIAETMELTPKAVKSLLSRARVNLKEILQPYVDSGLITKEVES from the coding sequence ATGCGTTATCAACAGTCCGATCCGGACGTTCGTTTGATGCTGCGCGTTCGCGACGATGACGCTGGAGCGTTTGAAGAATTGGTGCGTCGATACGAGGCAAGATTGGTGCGATTGATGCACACGCTCGGCCCCAGTCATCAATTGGCCGAGGACTTGACCCAAGAAATCTTTTTACGCGTTTATCGCGCTCGAAAGCGGTACGAACCGGGCGCAAAATTTTCCACATGGTTATTTACAATCGCAGGTAATGTGGCGCGGAATTCAACTCGAACGCTGTCCCGTCGCCGCGAAGTCAACGAGGTGGATGCCCCTCGGGGCAGTGATGCCCCGAGCGATGCCCAACTACTCGCATCCACCGCGCTAGAAGCGAGCGGTTTGATGCCAACACGCCTCAGCGAGGGAAGCGAGCGAGCCGAGATGGTACGTCAAGCGGTCCAGTCCTTAAGCGAGCGCCAGCGAATGGCGTTGATGTTGTCACGTTTTGAAAACATGAGTTACATCGAAATTGCCGAAACGATGGAACTGACCCCCAAAGCGGTCAAGTCGTTACTCAGCCGAGCGAGAGTGAACTTAAAAGAGATCCTTCAACCCTACGTTGACTCGGGGCTGATCACCAAGGAGGTGGAGTCGTGA